TTACTCAGCGATCCCGAAGACTTTTCGAAAAACTTGAGTTATATGAAGTCTGGAGTCAATGACCTAATTGACAGAAAAAACCTTCTTCGATTAACAGAAGTTTTAGAAAGGGAAAGGAGGGAACTTGTCTATAGAAAGGAAAAAAATACAACTGAAACCTTCTTATATGAATCTTTAAAAGAGATTCAACTCCAAAAATTTGCTTTAGACCAGGCCAATATTGTCTCAATTACAGATGCAAATGGAATCATTACTTACGTTAACGAGTCCTTTTCAAAAGCAACCGGATACACAGTTTCCGAATTGATCGGACAAAACCATAGAATTCTCAAATCCACAGACAAAACCAAAGACGATTGGACTAAAATTTGGGAAACGATCCAAAAAGGAAAAGTATGGCGGGGAGAAATACGCAATATTAAAAAAGACGGTAGTGACTACTGGGCAGACACAACCATAGTTCCATTTACAGGTCAAGACGGATCCATATTTCAATACATTGCCATCCATCACGATATCACAAACCGAAAACTCGCAGAACAACAATTAACCCATGATGCTTTTTATGATAATCTAACTGGACTACCAAATCGTGCTTTGTTTCTTGCAAGGATTGAACAAAAAATCTTCGCATATAATATGAAGAGCTCTGGGTATCCAATCTTATTTTGTATCAACATCGATAACTTCAAACGAATCAATCATTCGCTTGGAAATGATGCTGGAGATCAAATCCTCGTTATCTTTTCAGAAAGACTCAGACAATTTTCAGATTCCGATGCCATCATTACAAGGCTCGGTGCAGATAACTTTTCGATTCTACTCACTCATCTTCTTGCCATCGATGAAGGAGTGAATTATGCAATAAGACTTCTCGAACGTCTAGGAGATCCTATCCCTCTCGGTGGATACGAAATCTATCTGACTGCTTCCTGTGGGATCTCGGCATTTGGACTTGGTGGAAAAGATGCTGATGTACTTTTAAGGAATGCGGAAATTGCAATGTTTCATGCAAAATCTCAGAAGGTGGGAACTGTATCCGTTTTTAACCAAGCGATGCAGGAAAAAATTCATTTCCAATTAGAAATTCAAAATGATTTAAAAAAAGCATTAACTCATAACGAAATCTTTGTTTACTACCAACCAATCTTAGATCTTAAAGAAAATAAAATAGGTCACTGGGAAGCTCTGGTTCGTTGGCGCCATCCCCAAAGAGGAATGGTTTCACCTGCAGAATTCATTCCCCTTGCCGAAGACTCAGGTCTCATTGTTCCCATCACTCGTTTTGTATTAGAACAAGCTGCAAATGTCATTGAAGAAGTACAAATTAAACAAGGATTACCAATTTCCATTGCGGTTAACTTAAGTCCACAGGTGTTTTTTGATCAAAATATTTTCCATTGGATTGTAGACCTCCATAATAGAAGAGGGATTCCATACACGTCCCTACAAGTTGAAATTACAGAAAGTTTGGCGATGAAAAATCTCACAGAGACTGTTCCAATACTTTCCAATCTAATTGATATTGGAGTGAAAGTTGCTTTAGATGATTTTGGAACAGGATTTTCCTCTCTGTCATATTTAGAAAAGTTGCCCTTGTCGATTGTGAAAATTGATAAATCTTTCCTTAGTAATGTTGAGGAAGGTTCTAAAGAAAGTTTTTTATTAATTTCCATTATCAATATGGCACATGACCTTGGTTATTCGGTTGTGGCAGAAGGAGTTGAGGAATTAGAACAGTTGGAACTTCTTAAATCTTATGAATGCGACAAAATCCAAGGTTATTGGTTATCAAAACCGATTGGTAGCGAAGATGTAGTCCCTTTTATCCATCAATTTTATTCACAACAGGAAAAATAATGATTCGAAATTCAATTTTCTTTTTAGCACTTACAACCCTCATCCATTGCAGCACTTCTCCTACAGGAAGAAAACAAATCATACTTGTAAAAGATGCAGAAATGAACGAGATGGGAACCTCAGCATTTGCAGAGATGAAAACAAAAACACCAGTCGATACAAATGTAGTAGCAAATACTTATGTAAACTGCATTGTTTCGGCGGAGTTGGCTGTCACTTCCGATACCACTGGTGTAAATTCATGGGAGGTAGTTGTATTTAGAGACAACAATCCCAATGCATTTGCTCTTCCTGGTGGGAAAATAGGTGTATATACAGGTATGTTTTCAATAGCGAAAAACAAAGACCAATTAGCAGCCGTTATTGGACATGAAATTGGTCACGTGATTGCGCGCCATGGAAACGAACGCATATCTCAAAATCAATTGGCTGGTGGGTCTGTTAAAATTTTAGAAAGCCTTGGAAAACCTACCGTTGCAGGAGCTCTCGGAATGGGTGCGAAATTTGGAATCCTGTTACCTTTTTCTCGGGAACATGAATCGGAAGCTGATTTGATTGGTTTGGAACTTATGGCAAAGTCGGGATTTGATCCCAGACAGAGTGTAGAACTATGGAAAAATATGAGTGCTCTTGGTGGTAACAAACCAAACGAGTTATTATCAACTCATCCGTCTGATGCCACTAGAATGAAGAATTTAAATGCTGCTATGCCAAATGCGCTGGTTTTATGGGAAAGGGCAAAAGCAGAAGGGAAACATCCCAACTGCCAATTGTAAGGTGATATTTATTCGCAGAGAAGTTTTCTTCCTGCGATTTTACAATTCCTGGCTTTACCTTCATCAGTAAGTACACCGATACCTTCCTGACCATCAGAAGTAAAATCACCAGAAACAGATTTACCATCTTTGAAACTATAAGTTCCTTTTCCGTTGATTTGTCCGTTTTGAAATTCTCCAATATACTTGTCCCCGTTTTTGAAATTATATTCACCGGGGCCTTGTTTTTTATCTTCTATATATGTACCACTAAACTTCTCACCATCAGAGTAGAGAAAACTTCCAGGACCTTCCCGTAAGTCGTTTTTGAAAGACCCTGTGTAGACATCTCCATTATCATACACATATTTACCGATTCCATTAACACAGTTTCCTTCGATACAACCAAACTTCTTTCCACCTTTTTCTGGATCTTCTAAATTGGCAGCTCGTGAGTTTGTTTTCGAATCTTGGTTGGATGGATCAGAAACATCTTTTGTATCTTGTGAAGCACAAGCCATAAATAGCGGCAAAAGTAAAACTCCACAAACCAAACTGCGAATGAATAATTTCATACGTCCCCCAAATCTGAACCCATCCTAGAGGGTGATTTGTTAGAAATCAATTCAAAAAGTATCTTTGGATGTCCTGAAACCGGTCGTTTTCCGAATCAGCTTTTGTACCTTCCATTTGATTGTTTGCAATTTCTGGATGAACTACTTCCACTAAATCGGAAAGATTGGGTAAATCGACTAGGAATCGGCTGATAGTTGTTAATCGGTTTTTATCAGTGAATACAGGTGATGTTAAAAACAAACCTTGTTTTGCCCGAGTGATAGCTACATAAAACAATCGTCTTTCTTCCTCCAAATCTTGGACAGTTTTGATCCTAGAACTTGGTAAACTTCCTTCCACCAAATGCATGGTAAATACATACTTCCATTCTAATCCCTTTGCTGAATGAATTGTGGACAGTGTCAGAAATTCATCTTCCTCTGTATCCAAAGAGTTTGTATCTTTTTTTTCCGTAGGATCTAGAGTTAAATTTGCAAGGTATTCAGAAAGGTTCTCAGTCGATTTGGCTAAAATTTTCAATGAATCCAAATCCTGTTTCCGTCTCTCAAAATCATCATATTCCTGTTCTAAAATTGGTAAGTAGTGTGAAAGAACGGTTTCCACTACCGCCTGACTATTTCTTAAACTTACAATATTTTCTTGTAAAATTTGGATTAATCTTTGAAAGGATGACTTAACTGCTTCAGGAATACCCAAATAAAATGTAGGGGAACTTTCCAACATATCATATTGGAAATGGTTCAGTTCTAGATTTTTATAAAGAACTTGCGCATATTTTTTTCCAATGTTTTTTTCCAAAAGTAAAACCCGGTTCCAAGAAAGGATATCTTTGGGATTGTCGATAATGCGAAGGTAAGCAAGAAGATCCTTCACATGTGCTAAATCCAAAAAACGTTTTCCCCCATATTTACGGAACGGGATTTGTTTCGCACTCAGTTTGACTTCCAGAAGGTTTGAAATATAACCAGCTCGGAATAGGACTGCCATTTCCGACAAAGGGATGTTATCTTCATACAATTCCAATATTTTATCCGCAATCCAGGTAGCTTCCTCTTCAGCAGATTCAAACTTAGTATGTATTGGTTTGTTTAAAGAACCTTGCGTATGTGATATTAATATTTTTTTATAGTTTTCTTTACTTTCGTTCAAAACGGCATTTGCTAAATCCAAAATGGATTGTGTGCTTCGATAGTTTTCTGTTAGATGGATTGTTTTTGTATTAGGGAAAATTTTTGGGAAATCCAACATATTGTGTACGTTGGCCCCGCGAAAACCGTAAATACACTGAGCATCATCACCAACGACAATTATATTTTGATGTTTACTTGCCAGTAAACAAGCAATATGTGCTTGAATCCGATTAGTGTCTTGGTATTCATCGACTAAAATATATTTATATTGTAACCCAATCCTTTCGCGGATCGATTCTTCTTCCATTAAGATCTTTCTTGTGAAATCTAGTAAATCGTCAAAATCCAGGGAATTGTGTTTTAGCTTTAATTCTGCAAATTTAGATTTGATTTCTTGAATTTCTTTTGTGAGACCAAGAAACATTGGGTAGTCCTTTTGCAGAACTTTTTCCAAAGAAATCTGAAGATTGAAACAACTTGAGAATATCTCCGCAAGAGTTTCCTTTTTCGGAAACCGGACTTTGGACTCCTTGGAAACGAATTGGTCTCTCGCCATACCCACAAGGCTTGTGGCATCATCTTCATCCAAAATCGTAAAATTGGAATTGAGGGAAACAGCCAACGAATGCTTACGTAAAAAATGGTGACAAAACGAGTGAAAGGTTCCGCCTTGTACGGATAACATTCGAGAGTCTAGTTTTTTCGTTGCACGGTTCAACATCTCTTTGGCTGCCCTTCTCGTGAAGGTTAAAAGGAGTAGGGAACTCGGCTCTAGTCCACTCTGAACGAGAGCTGCCAATTTATTGACAAGAGTGTTCGTTTTCCCAGTACCTGCACCCGCAACGACTAGGACAGGGCCAGGAGGTGATAAAATGACTGATTTTTGGGCTTCGTTTAAATCCTCATTCACAATACAGAGATTTGTTGTACGGATTCTGTTGACAAACTCTAATTATTGTATTTGATAGATGAAACCGGTTTTAAAGAATATGACAGCAGTTGTGGGAACAGATAAAGAAACAGACGTTAAGAGGATCCTTGTCGTTGAAGACGAAAGAATCATTGCAATCAATATATGTTCTACCTTGAAACAATATGGATACAACGCAAGTTATGTTTCCGATGCAAACGATGCCATTGAACATATTGAAAACGAACACTTTGACTTAGTGTTAATGGATATTATGCTTAATGGTCCAATGGATGGAATTGAAATCGCAAGTATCATAAAAAAAACAAAAGAAATCCCCGTTATCTATCTAACTGCTTATTCGGACGAAGCTACCATCAACCGAGCCAAGGCCACGGAACCCTTTGGTTACTTAATCAAACCATTTAACAGTCGTGATTTGTATATTTCTGTCGAAATGGCAATTTATAAATCCCAAGTGCAAAAGCATATTCGTAATGTAGAAAGTAGGCTTGCTGAAAATCAGAAATGGGAAACGATAGCACTGGTCGCCTCTGGGATTTCCCATGAAATCAATAATCCACTCACATCCATTTTAAATTTGGCGGACCTAATTTCGTTAGAAGCAAAAAAATTAAGTAATCCCTCTTTGGGTGAAAAAGCATCCAAAATCGCAGAAGAATCGGAACGAATTGCAAAAATCATCAAAAACTTAGTTTCCTATTCACAATCCACTTCTTCTCAATGGAACTATTCCAACTTGGGTAGTATTCTAAGTGACACTCGTTCCTTCCTACACCAGTATTTTTTAAAAGAAGGAATCCAATGTGAAATTGAAGTAGGCGATGTACCACTTGCTTATTGCCAACCTCAAAAAATCAAACAAGTTCTCCTCAACCTCATCCAAGATGCAAGGGTCCGAGTCAATACGAGAAAAGATACTATCGGTAGAAAAATTACAATCATCCTAAAACAAGCAGAAGCTGACGGAACAAGTCACATTCTCATTCAAATTAAGGACAATGGAGCAGAGGATTTAATGAAAGGAATTTCTCAAATGAATTCCTTAGAAGTTACAAAAAGTATAGTTACCGAACACAAGGGAAAAATGTATAGGGATGAAGAATCCTCTTCCTGGTTTTTTACCCTACCGATCATAAAACCACTATAACAATTGTTAGCGCTTCCCTAACACCAAAGATTTGGATATCGGGGGAGTTTCTTCTAACAGTTTAAAAAATAAATCTATGCGATTGGAATGTAACATCCAATTATCTTCCAAAAAAAGGCCACTTAAGAAAAAATTGAAGTCTTTGTAATATAAGAACGAGGTTTGTGGGTTTTTTGTGAAATCTAAAAGGATAGCCAGGGCTAACCGGTTGGCACTTTCATCCGGTCCGAAACCTTCCATGGGAATTTGGATTGATGGTTCTGGAACCGTAAAACAATGTTCCGTACTTCCCTCTCGAACTTTGAGATTGTACCGCAAAGTACCAGGAATACGCTCTCCAGAGTAGGTTTTTGCCATTCAAAACTCCCGGATGCCCAAGGAATGAGCCATTTGATTATGTCCATTACATGAATAGTTTCGCAACCTCTTTTTCCGATAAAATACAGGATTCCTGTTCGAAATTCTGCCTGGTTTTCCATTGATTTTTTCGACCGGTGTAAAACTGTCGTTCTATACTTTCAAAGCCCGCTGTGCAAAAATCCATTCGTTTTCTCATATTATTTTATGGTTTTCTCTTCGGAATGGAAATTCTGGCGCAGGATATCAACGGACTAAAACTCACTTTTCCCGACCAATCTAGTCCAACAAAAAACGCTCAAGAAGAAGAAAGAAAACAAACTACTGCCCAAGTGCAACGTGGACTTGTCAGAAAATCAGTGGATTCCATGTCTGATAGAGAAGTAGAGGACAATCTTCGGAATTTGGGACTCAATCCATCGGGAACCATTTATACAAAAAGAGAAAGACTACGCGAGGCACTCGTTCCCGAAGAAGAACAGGCGTTAACTCCTGAAGCATTACTAAGTTCACAAACAAAAAAAGGCCCACCAATTCAAATCCAAAATGCTGCGGAAGGGCAACTTTTGAATATTGATAAAACGAAGGGTGGGGTCCTTGTCCTTCGCGGTAAAGTTCGACTCAAAATTAGATCGGGCGAACTAGTTGCTGACTCAGTCTCCATCGATGCGAATCGACAAGAGGTCTATGCAGAAGGTGGCGTGGAATACAAAGACGGTACTGCCAAAGTAAATGGCGACCGGATGATCTACGATTTAAAAATAAACCAAGGTGTTGTGTATAATTCCAAACTTAGTATGTATCCATCATACTTCATTGGACAAAAGATAAAACGTTTAGATGAAAAAAGATACCTTTTGGAGATGGGATACTTTACTGCCTGTAATGCGGAACTTCCTCATGAATCTTTTCAAGCTAGAAAAATCATTATCCATGATGATAAGTCCGTTGTAGCCTACCGAGTTTCCTATAAAGTAGGGGGAACTCCATTATTTTGGCTTCCCGTTTTATACAATTCTGAGTCAGGAAACGGAGTCACAACACAAGTTGGTAAAAACAATACACAAGGTTGGTTTTGGCAAAACTCTTACCAATGGTCCGATTCTTATCCGAATAGTCTTCTACTCGCCAATGGTTATAAATTTCGTTTTGATATGTATGAAAAAACGGGACAAGCCGCACAGTTGGAGATGTGGAAAGTATCACCAATTTTAAATTACAATATCAATCTTGGATACGCTAATTATAAGAATAATACAATAACACCTGTGTATGAAGATCGGTTCCGTAATGGTGGTATTGGAAACGTTGCTGTTACGAATAACGTGGATCGCGGAGAGATGTTCCCGAATACAGGATTACCTTACCGCAATACGGGCGTTAACTATGATCCTTGGTGGAAAACGGACCTTCGATTGAATGCAAAATTCAATGATTTTTCGCGTGACTACACTAGAAACGTTCAAATCCAATACGAAAATTATAGCAATCGCCAATTTGACTATGAATTTGGGAACAGATACCAACCATCAAATTCACTTCAATCATTATACTCTTATAGAGATGTTCGTTTTGGTCTTATCCGAAACTTATTAAATTGGAACTTAAACTATACTGAGAACCGAGGAGACTTGAGTGTCGGAATTGCAATGAGCCGAACTCTTGTTTACCAAATCCAAGCCAATCAATACTTTGCAGCACAAGATACGTTACCAGCAGTTACAATTAGAAATTCTAGTAACATTGGTTTGGTTCCTGGTACTAATAGTCCTATTTATTGGGATTTATTTTTTCAAACCAATATCAATCGAATCTACGGCGCTCCCCAACAGAGAACCAATCCAACAACAGGTGTTGTGGATCCAAGAAGTCAGTACCAAGACTTTGTTTTACGATCGCAAACCAACGTAATCGGTGAAACAGGATTTCGATCTCCAATAACCATGGGTGCTTATATGTCCTTTACACCCTCTGTTTATATGGGTGCTACGAAACAAACGGTGGAATATCCTGGATCTGGAAATGATTTAAACAGTCCAGACAGAGACGTAAACAAAGCATACTCCACACTATTAAAACAACAATCCTATCAGTATGTAAGGCAATCACATACAGTTCGAATGGGAATTCCTGAAATCTTTCTATCTACTACTTACCGACGTTTAGACGCAGATAAGGCAGAGGCAAAAGACCCCATCCTTGGAAATTTACGTCAGAATGAGGCTGAGTTAGCATTAGAAAGTTATGCGCTCAATGATTGGGACATCTCGGTAAGAACCATTAGAGATTTACGCCAATTTTCATCCTCTTACAATCCGGGGCTTACCAATATGCAACGATGGTATTATACTGTTGTGAGAGTGGGCGGATTTTTTGACTTTGTAGACGGTTTTACAACACGTAGACCAAGTCTTTTGGAAAGAAAACGAAACTTCTATTCTGGTGTATTTATTAACAATGATTATGTGCACCATACCCCTCAAAATAGATCCTTATCAAATAACCTTACCCTTTCTTATAAAATGGGAGGTTTTTCTTGGCCAATTATCCGTGCTTTTCGAAGTTTAGAAGTAGGGTCTACCTGGTATCATGTGTATAAAGATAGTTATTTGGATAGTTACAGATTTTTCTTTAGAACTGATGTCAAAGTCACAAGATATTCCGGTGTTGAATTAGAACTTGATTCACGAGTCACAGAACCTTGGCGTCTTACAGCTCTTGCACAAGGTCAGTTTTATGCAATGAATACTAGTCCGGAAATGTATACATCCCAAACAGGAACTAATTACGATCAAACTACAATTTGGGAAGATTTAGCTGCAGGAACAGGTGCCCAAGGCCAAACAGAAAGACAAAAAACTGTCTTTAATATCAACAGGTTTATGATGACCTTAAAACTCGACCTACACAACTGGGAATATCGTTTGGGTTATAGTATGAATTTACGGGCGCTACCAGGAGGTCTAACAATGAACAACCAATTGACTTTTTACGATCAGTCTGTATACTTTTCTGTTAACTTAACCAATTTTAGTTTTGGCGATTCTGCGTCTGCTCAGGCGACAAGAGTTCGGTTGTATAGGTTCCGCAAACGTCCACTTGATGGAACATCCACAGACTTAACGGATTAATAGAGTTACAAATGTTAAAAGAAAGAAGCCAATCCTTCAAACTCCTATTCCTTGTAACAGACTTCTTCATAGCACTGACAAGCTTTGTATGCGCTTATACAATCCGATATTATTTATCACCCGATTCGAGTTTTCAAATCCAAACCATTGATCCTATAAATTATTTGATTTTGGGCGTTGTACTTGGTTTCTCTCAGGTTTTATCATTCCTCTCCATCGATTTATACCACCCGCGAAGAGGTTTATCTTTTTCTGATGAACTATTTGCAATCATTACGGGAGTGGTTTTAAACTTACTCGTTGTACTTTCTCTTTTGTTTTTCTTTCGAGGTGAAAGTTTTTCGAGGTTAGTCATCGGTTACTTTGCTATTTGCACAGTCATCCTTACTTCATTTTCCCACTATATTTTGCGATCCTTTATGCAATATTTGCGCAGTCGAGGATTCAATCTAAAGTCTGTTCTTATCATTGGAACAGGAAAGTCTGCGATTAATTTTTCTGAAACTATCAAAAAACATTCCATTTATGGTTATACAGTAAAGGGTTTTGTAGCTGGAAAAAAAAATCTTTCCCCCAAGAAAATCCAAACCGTTACAACAACTGGAAAATTAGAGCCTTACGTTGAAGAAAACAATATCGATTTAATCGTCTATGCATTATCGCATGAAGAAGGTGATTCTCTCAAAGAGATTATTGATATTGCAGACTTTCATGGTATTGATTTAAAAGTCATTCCAAGTTACGAAGAAATCGTTACTGCCAAAGGAAGAGTGGAAGTATTGGACGGGATTCCCATTATCTCGATTCGTAATATTCCTTTGCGATTGGGATACAACTTAGTATTAAAAAGAACTTTTGATATTTTCTTTTCCCTATTTTTTATCTTATTATTCAGCCCATTCTATCTGATCATTGCTTTACTTGTGAAGTTAACGAGTAAAGGTCCCATTTTTTACAAACAAGAAAGAGTTGGTCTCGATAATAAGGTTTTCGGAATGCTCAAGTTTCGATCCATGGTAGTGCAAGCAAAAGAAAAATCGGATACACTCTGGACTGTAAAAGATGACCCTCGTGTCACAGTAGTGGGTGCTGTTTTACGTAAATTATCATTAGATGAAACTCCCCAATTTTTTAATGTATTACTGGGCGATATGTCTGTTGTGGGACCGAGACCAGAACGTCCTTTTTATGTAGAAAAATTTAGAAACGAACACCAACAGTATATGAGACGGCATGCAGCAAAAGCTGGGATCACAGGTTGGGCACAAGTGCAAGGATTCCGAGGAGATACTTCGATCGAAAAACGAATTGAAGCTGATATTTTTTACATTGAAAACTGGTCTCTACTTCTCGATATCAAGATCATTTTACTCACCCCCCTTAAGACAATTATAGATAGGAATGCATACTGAGGAAACATTATGGATGAAAAAGAATTAAAAAACATTGCCCACTTGGCAAAACTTAACATAGATGATACGGAAGTTTCTTCTATGTTAAATGACTTTTCTCGGATTGTACAATACGTAGATGAAATTAAAAATCTAGACACAACTAGTGTAGGTAATGATGAAATCTATGAACAAATCTTCTATGAATTGAGAAAGGACTTTGCGGAGAACAGTTTAAAGCGAGACGATCTCGCAAAAATTGCTCCTTCCTATGAAAATGGATACGTTGTGGTTCCCAAGGTAATTGAAACATGAAAGACTTAATTTTTCTCACATATTCTGAAATTAAAACGAAACTAAATGATGGTTCCTTAAAATCAGCAGACTTAGTTTCTGCTTATATCAAAAGGATTGAAGGAACTGATTCCAAGGTAAAAGCTTTTCTTGAATTCAACAAAGAGCGAATTTTAAAACAAGCTGAAGAAAGTGACAATAGGAGAAAATCCGGAAAATTACTTTCTGAATTTGATGGAATCCCCATCGGAATCAAAGACAACATCTGTATCACTGGGGAGATCACATCTTGTTCATCTAAGATTCTCGAAAACTTTCGTTCTCCCTATGATGCATCCGTCATTCAAAGGCTAAAAGACAAAGGATTTGTATTATTCCCAAGACTCAATATGGATGAGTTTGCCATGGGATCCTCGACAGAAAATAGTGCCTACCAAACAACTAGAAATCCTTTTGATACAAGTCGTATTCCTGGAGGATCTAGCGGTGGTTCGGCGGCGGCTGTCGCAGCCTCGATGTTACCTGTTTCACTTGGATCCGATACAGGTGGATCTATCAGGCAACCTGCAGCACTTTGTGGGATTTGGGGACTTAAACCTACCTACGGTCGTGTGTCCAGGTATGGACTTATAGCTTATGCTTCCAGCCTTGACCAAATTGGTCCCTTTTCCAATGACTTACAAGGGATCTCGGATCTTATGGAAATTATCTCAGGTCTCGATCACAAAGACCAAACAACGGCAAAGGTAAATCCATTCGAAGCAAGTTCTGTTTCCTCTGTGGATTGGAAAGGCAAACGAATTGGGGTGATGAAATCAGAAGAATTTAACTTTTCACCTGATGTAAACAAACGTTACACGGAAATTCTAAAAACGCTAGAATCCAAAGGAGCTACTCTTGTTCCCCTCGATTTTTCTTTGTTAAAGTATGCTATTCCAGTTTATTATTTGATTGCCACTGCAGAATGTTCCTCCAACTTAAGCCGCTTTGATGGAATCCGCTACGGATTACGTAAGGAAGGTGCTGGAAAATTAGAAGATTTATACTCTGAATCTAGAACTGCAGGTTTTGGACCAGAAGTCAAACGCCGTA
Above is a window of Leptospira wolbachii serovar Codice str. CDC DNA encoding:
- a CDS encoding undecaprenyl-phosphate glucose phosphotransferase; the encoded protein is MLKERSQSFKLLFLVTDFFIALTSFVCAYTIRYYLSPDSSFQIQTIDPINYLILGVVLGFSQVLSFLSIDLYHPRRGLSFSDELFAIITGVVLNLLVVLSLLFFFRGESFSRLVIGYFAICTVILTSFSHYILRSFMQYLRSRGFNLKSVLIIGTGKSAINFSETIKKHSIYGYTVKGFVAGKKNLSPKKIQTVTTTGKLEPYVEENNIDLIVYALSHEEGDSLKEIIDIADFHGIDLKVIPSYEEIVTAKGRVEVLDGIPIISIRNIPLRLGYNLVLKRTFDIFFSLFFILLFSPFYLIIALLVKLTSKGPIFYKQERVGLDNKVFGMLKFRSMVVQAKEKSDTLWTVKDDPRVTVVGAVLRKLSLDETPQFFNVLLGDMSVVGPRPERPFYVEKFRNEHQQYMRRHAAKAGITGWAQVQGFRGDTSIEKRIEADIFYIENWSLLLDIKIILLTPLKTIIDRNAY
- the gatC gene encoding Asp-tRNA(Asn)/Glu-tRNA(Gln) amidotransferase subunit GatC; this translates as MDEKELKNIAHLAKLNIDDTEVSSMLNDFSRIVQYVDEIKNLDTTSVGNDEIYEQIFYELRKDFAENSLKRDDLAKIAPSYENGYVVVPKVIET
- the gatA gene encoding Asp-tRNA(Asn)/Glu-tRNA(Gln) amidotransferase subunit GatA; the encoded protein is MKDLIFLTYSEIKTKLNDGSLKSADLVSAYIKRIEGTDSKVKAFLEFNKERILKQAEESDNRRKSGKLLSEFDGIPIGIKDNICITGEITSCSSKILENFRSPYDASVIQRLKDKGFVLFPRLNMDEFAMGSSTENSAYQTTRNPFDTSRIPGGSSGGSAAAVAASMLPVSLGSDTGGSIRQPAALCGIWGLKPTYGRVSRYGLIAYASSLDQIGPFSNDLQGISDLMEIISGLDHKDQTTAKVNPFEASSVSSVDWKGKRIGVMKSEEFNFSPDVNKRYTEILKTLESKGATLVPLDFSLLKYAIPVYYLIATAECSSNLSRFDGIRYGLRKEGAGKLEDLYSESRTAGFGPEVKRRILLGTFSLSSGYYDAYYGKAQKARVLIRKQYAEFFKTVDIIFQPTSPTTAFKVGEKTKDPIQMYQADILTTSVNLAGVPAISCPAGLDSNGLPIGLQITSSHFDETKLLSYAKSASELEICKLVLPTEIT